The following are from one region of the Streptomyces changanensis genome:
- a CDS encoding phosphatase PAP2 family protein codes for MMDLTDVREGDRRLTRRAAHWTSPLARRVLPAVETAAQRTKLWWAAAAVMSAAGGYRERKAAVAGLAAMGLAELVSNAVCKQLYERRRPPEELIPHEDVHDRPDSSSFPSGHTAAAVGFTTGVALVHPAWGAVCAVPAAAVAVQRVHSGAHYPSDVAVGAVIGLAGGWLVHEAPSLWVRAKL; via the coding sequence ATGATGGATCTCACTGATGTGCGGGAGGGTGACCGCCGGCTCACCCGCCGCGCGGCCCACTGGACCTCGCCCCTGGCGCGGCGGGTACTGCCCGCCGTCGAGACGGCGGCGCAGCGCACCAAGCTGTGGTGGGCCGCGGCGGCGGTCATGTCGGCGGCCGGCGGCTACCGGGAGCGGAAGGCCGCGGTGGCCGGGCTGGCCGCCATGGGGCTGGCGGAGCTGGTGTCGAACGCCGTGTGCAAACAGCTCTACGAGCGGCGGCGACCTCCCGAGGAGCTGATCCCGCACGAGGACGTCCACGACCGGCCGGACAGCTCGTCGTTCCCCTCCGGGCACACCGCCGCCGCCGTCGGCTTCACCACCGGCGTCGCCCTCGTCCACCCGGCGTGGGGCGCCGTCTGCGCCGTCCCCGCCGCGGCGGTCGCGGTCCAGCGGGTCCACTCCGGCGCGCACTACCCGAGCGACGTCGCCGTCGGCGCCGTCATCGGACTGGCCGGCGGGTGGCTCGTCCACGAGGCCCCGTCGCTGTGGGTGCGCGCCAAGCTGTGA
- a CDS encoding STAS domain-containing protein, whose amino-acid sequence MNGDPRVTVREAADHAAVVTVAGALDLHTADAFHARAAAAMATHRHLVLDLTHLTFCDSSGLSTLLRLLRHARTADAGLALAAVPAQMRRLLAITGADTVFALYDSPAAALAAHHRTARP is encoded by the coding sequence GTGAACGGGGACCCGCGGGTGACCGTCCGGGAGGCCGCGGACCACGCGGCCGTGGTCACGGTGGCCGGCGCCCTGGACCTCCACACGGCCGACGCCTTCCACGCGCGGGCCGCCGCCGCGATGGCCACCCACCGCCACCTGGTGCTGGACCTGACCCATCTCACCTTCTGCGACTCCTCCGGCCTCAGCACGCTGCTGCGCCTGCTCCGGCACGCCCGCACCGCCGACGCCGGCCTGGCACTGGCCGCCGTGCCCGCCCAGATGCGACGGTTGCTGGCCATCACCGGCGCGGACACCGTCTTCGCCCTGTACGACAGCCCGGCCGCAGCCCTGGCCGCCCACCACAGGACGGCCCGCCCCTGA
- a CDS encoding YihY/virulence factor BrkB family protein: protein MARTPEPGHHGDDTPGRRDGDDQYRDRDRRGAVPDTPRESDGIGPDPQVERDAPDNPTAMPKRSWLAVLKRTVKEFTDDELTDRAAALTYYGVLSLFPALLVLVSLLGIAGKSATQQVMDNLQKLAPGPARDIITNAVEQLQGSGGTGSFMAIVGLLLAVWSASGYIAAFIRSSNAVYDMPEGRPVWKVLPLRLVLTVVLMVLAVVSALIVVFTGPLAQRAGSALGVGDTAMTVWSIAKWPVLVLLVTIMIAILYWAAPNAQGRGFRWITPGSLLALLLWMIASAGFALYVANFASYNKTYGTLAGVIVFLVWLWITNLAILLGLEFDAEMARQRAIEGGHPRTEEPYVQPRDTAKWTEEDHRRLD, encoded by the coding sequence ATGGCACGGACACCAGAACCAGGGCACCACGGAGACGACACCCCCGGACGCCGCGACGGCGACGACCAGTACCGGGACCGGGACCGGCGGGGCGCCGTGCCCGACACCCCGCGGGAGTCGGACGGCATCGGCCCGGATCCGCAGGTGGAGCGCGACGCCCCCGACAACCCGACCGCCATGCCGAAGAGGTCGTGGCTCGCGGTGCTGAAGCGGACGGTCAAGGAGTTCACGGACGACGAGCTGACCGACCGGGCCGCGGCCCTGACGTACTACGGGGTCCTCTCCCTCTTCCCCGCCCTGCTGGTCCTGGTCTCCCTGCTGGGGATCGCGGGCAAGTCGGCCACCCAGCAGGTGATGGACAACCTGCAGAAGCTGGCCCCCGGACCCGCCAGGGACATCATCACGAACGCCGTGGAGCAACTGCAGGGCAGCGGCGGGACCGGCTCGTTCATGGCGATCGTCGGTCTGCTGCTGGCCGTGTGGTCGGCGTCCGGGTACATCGCCGCGTTCATCCGCTCCTCGAACGCCGTGTACGACATGCCCGAGGGCCGTCCCGTGTGGAAGGTGCTGCCCCTGCGCCTCGTCCTGACGGTGGTTTTGATGGTGCTGGCGGTCGTGAGCGCCCTGATCGTCGTCTTCACGGGCCCCCTCGCCCAGCGCGCGGGCTCGGCCCTCGGCGTGGGGGACACGGCGATGACGGTGTGGTCGATCGCGAAGTGGCCGGTCCTGGTCCTGCTGGTCACCATCATGATCGCGATCCTGTACTGGGCCGCTCCCAACGCCCAGGGCCGGGGGTTCAGGTGGATCACCCCCGGCAGCCTCCTCGCGCTGCTCCTGTGGATGATCGCCTCGGCCGGCTTCGCCCTGTACGTGGCGAACTTCGCCTCCTACAACAAGACCTACGGCACCCTCGCCGGTGTCATCGTCTTCCTGGTGTGGCTGTGGATCACCAACCTCGCGATCCTGCTGGGTCTGGAGTTCGACGCGGAGATGGCCCGTCAGCGCGCCATCGAAGGCGGCCACCCCAGGACGGAGGAGCCGTACGTGCAGCCACGCGACACGGCCAAGTGGACCGAGGAGGATCACCGGCGTCTCGACTGA
- a CDS encoding erythromycin esterase family protein: MVTDITDTVHAVDAAAVMALLPAPPRLLALGEPTHDEEALLDLRNDLFRHLVEREGYGTIAIESDCLKGLVVDDYVTGGEGTLDAVMEHGFSHGWGAHAGNRELVRWMRAHNTGRPPSERLRFAGFDGPLEITGAASPRQALTALHDHLSTRVDAALLPCTTATLDRLLGTDDRWTDPAAMTDPSPSVGQSAEAGRLRVLADDLVALLDAQAPHLLAAGSRGDWDRARLYGRTALGLLRYHHWMADASSARLTRLVGVRDQMMADNLLALAARGPALVHAHNSHLQRAKSSMRMGGMPLEWWSAGALVNARLGEEYAVLATALGTLRHRGVDAPPPDTVEGLLYARPEERCLVDAPRLAAALGDVPLAPRVSPWFGYAPFDPAHLAGTDGLVFVKDVARG; the protein is encoded by the coding sequence ATGGTCACCGACATCACGGACACCGTCCACGCGGTCGACGCCGCCGCCGTCATGGCGCTGCTCCCGGCCCCACCGCGACTGCTCGCCCTGGGCGAGCCCACCCACGACGAGGAGGCCCTCCTCGACCTGCGCAACGACCTCTTCCGGCACCTCGTCGAGCGGGAGGGCTACGGCACCATCGCGATCGAGAGCGACTGCCTGAAGGGCCTGGTCGTCGACGACTACGTCACCGGGGGCGAGGGCACCCTCGACGCGGTCATGGAGCACGGCTTCAGCCACGGTTGGGGCGCCCACGCGGGCAATCGCGAGCTCGTGCGCTGGATGCGCGCCCACAACACCGGCCGACCCCCGTCCGAGCGGCTCCGCTTCGCCGGCTTCGACGGACCGCTGGAGATCACCGGCGCCGCGAGCCCCCGGCAGGCCCTCACCGCGCTCCACGACCACCTCTCGACCCGGGTGGACGCGGCCCTGCTGCCCTGCACCACAGCGACGCTCGACCGGCTGCTCGGCACCGACGACCGGTGGACGGATCCCGCCGCGATGACGGACCCGTCCCCCTCCGTGGGGCAGTCCGCCGAGGCCGGTCGGCTGCGGGTGCTCGCCGACGACCTGGTGGCGCTGCTCGACGCTCAGGCGCCGCACCTGCTCGCGGCGGGTTCGCGCGGCGACTGGGACCGGGCGCGCCTGTACGGGCGCACCGCCCTCGGACTGCTGCGCTACCACCACTGGATGGCCGACGCCTCATCCGCCCGCCTGACCCGGCTGGTGGGGGTGCGCGACCAGATGATGGCCGACAACCTCCTCGCCCTGGCCGCTCGGGGTCCGGCGCTCGTCCACGCGCACAACTCCCACCTCCAGCGGGCGAAGAGCTCGATGCGGATGGGCGGGATGCCGCTGGAGTGGTGGAGCGCGGGTGCGCTGGTGAACGCCCGGCTCGGCGAGGAGTACGCCGTCCTGGCCACGGCCCTCGGCACGCTGCGGCACCGGGGCGTCGACGCCCCGCCACCGGACACCGTCGAAGGGCTCCTGTACGCGCGGCCCGAGGAGCGGTGCCTCGTCGACGCGCCCCGGCTGGCCGCCGCCCTCGGTGACGTGCCTCTCGCGCCCCGCGTGTCTCCCTGGTTCGGCTACGCCCCGTTCGATCCGGCGCACCTGGCCGGCACCGACGGGCTCGTGTTCGTCAAGGACGTCGCGAGGGGCTGA
- a CDS encoding TioE family transcriptional regulator — MTRNLQSDRRLRPVDLARGHGLSTQAVRNYEEAGILPAADRTPSGYRAYTPLHAAALRAFLALVPGHGHRTAASIMRAVHADRPEEAFHLIDESHARLLDDRRTLRAVEDALRDLGRGSGPPPGAAAAGQGGTFIGPLAAGLGIRPATLRTWERVGLVRPRRDPLTGYRVYDEADVRDARLVHQLRRGGYPLERIAPLIARVRTAGGVEPLEGTLSDWHGRLSAWGRAMLTGAAELEAYLRERA, encoded by the coding sequence ATGACGCGCAACCTTCAAAGTGATCGACGGCTCCGGCCGGTCGACCTGGCGCGCGGGCACGGTCTGTCGACGCAGGCGGTCAGGAACTACGAGGAGGCCGGCATCCTCCCGGCCGCCGACCGCACCCCGAGCGGCTACCGCGCCTACACCCCGCTGCACGCGGCGGCCCTGCGCGCGTTCCTCGCGCTCGTGCCCGGCCACGGCCACCGCACGGCGGCGTCGATCATGCGGGCGGTCCACGCGGACCGGCCCGAGGAGGCGTTCCACCTCATCGACGAGAGCCACGCCCGGCTCCTCGACGACCGCCGGACCCTGCGGGCCGTGGAGGACGCCCTGCGCGACCTGGGGCGCGGCAGCGGACCCCCGCCCGGCGCGGCGGCGGCCGGGCAGGGCGGCACGTTCATCGGACCGCTCGCGGCCGGACTCGGGATCCGGCCCGCGACCCTGCGCACCTGGGAGCGCGTCGGACTGGTCCGCCCGCGCCGCGACCCGCTGACCGGGTACCGGGTGTACGACGAGGCCGACGTACGGGACGCCCGGCTGGTCCACCAACTCAGGCGGGGCGGCTACCCGCTGGAGCGGATCGCCCCGCTGATCGCCCGGGTGCGGACGGCCGGGGGAGTGGAGCCGCTGGAGGGCACGCTGTCCGACTGGCACGGCCGGCTGTCCGCCTGGGGGCGGGCGATGCTGACCGGCGCCGCGGAACTGGAGGCGTACCTCCGCGAACGGGCCTGA
- a CDS encoding ArsR/SmtB family transcription factor → MTEDVFKALADPTRRRILDELVERDGQTLFELCARLVTEHGIGLSRQAISQHLAVLEAAGLVLPRREGRYKFHDVNTEPLEHIVNRWLRPDASEDTP, encoded by the coding sequence ATGACGGAGGATGTGTTCAAGGCGCTGGCCGACCCCACTCGTCGGCGCATCCTCGACGAGCTGGTCGAGCGGGACGGCCAGACCCTGTTCGAGCTCTGCGCGCGACTGGTGACCGAACACGGCATCGGGCTGTCCCGCCAGGCGATCAGCCAGCACCTGGCCGTGCTGGAGGCGGCCGGCCTGGTCCTTCCCCGACGCGAGGGCCGCTACAAGTTCCACGACGTGAACACCGAACCCCTCGAGCACATCGTCAACCGGTGGCTCAGGCCCGATGCATCGGAGGACACCCCATGA
- a CDS encoding alanine--tRNA ligase-related protein — translation MQTEQIVRTFVEYFEERGHRRVTGSTLLPPPGDPVLFTTSGMHPLTPYLEGRPHPLGRRLVDVQRCLRTTDLEEVGDPTHLTVFEMLGTWSLGGYEGRQSLAWGYELFTEGLGIDPTMLHATAYAGDDRVGPDTSSVDLWEGLGVPVELTVEDNWWSNGPTGPCGPDSEMFLWTGDTPPESTPTRDDRWVEVWNHVMMRHRRLDDGSLVPLPQRNVDTGLGLERLAALLQGRSSVHESDVFAPWRRSVPALWPSLDERSLRLVCDHLRSAVVVLGDGVRPAHTGRGYVLRRLVRRVLTVLWRDDPSRSLGDLPDELVRHTLDRFRQGTDPDLVSRTLLEEERRFRRLLERGRQVLARPRFRGPLDEEDLHYLHDTHGLPRDLVTHLRQE, via the coding sequence ATGCAGACCGAGCAGATCGTCCGCACGTTCGTCGAGTACTTCGAGGAGCGCGGCCACCGCCGCGTCACCGGCTCGACGCTGCTGCCGCCGCCCGGCGACCCGGTGCTGTTCACCACCTCCGGCATGCATCCGCTCACGCCCTACCTGGAAGGACGCCCCCATCCCCTGGGCAGGCGGCTGGTCGACGTCCAGCGCTGCCTGCGCACCACCGACCTGGAAGAGGTCGGCGACCCCACCCACCTGACCGTCTTCGAGATGCTCGGCACCTGGTCGCTGGGCGGCTACGAGGGCCGCCAGAGCCTCGCCTGGGGGTACGAGCTGTTCACTGAGGGGCTCGGCATCGATCCGACGATGCTGCACGCCACGGCCTACGCCGGTGACGACCGGGTGGGACCGGACACGTCCTCCGTCGACCTGTGGGAGGGCCTCGGCGTCCCCGTCGAACTCACCGTGGAGGACAACTGGTGGTCCAACGGACCCACCGGCCCGTGCGGTCCCGATTCGGAGATGTTCCTGTGGACCGGCGACACCCCGCCCGAGTCCACGCCCACCCGCGACGACCGCTGGGTGGAGGTGTGGAACCACGTGATGATGCGCCACCGCCGACTCGACGACGGCTCGCTCGTACCGCTGCCCCAGCGCAACGTCGACACCGGCCTCGGCCTGGAGCGACTGGCCGCCCTCCTGCAGGGCCGGTCCTCGGTGCACGAGAGTGACGTCTTCGCCCCCTGGCGCCGCTCCGTGCCGGCCCTGTGGCCGTCCCTCGACGAGCGGTCACTCCGCCTCGTCTGCGACCATCTGCGCTCGGCCGTCGTCGTGCTCGGCGACGGGGTCCGCCCGGCCCACACCGGCCGTGGGTACGTCCTGCGGCGCCTGGTGCGGCGGGTGCTGACGGTGCTGTGGCGGGACGACCCGTCGCGCAGCCTGGGCGACCTGCCGGACGAGCTGGTCCGGCACACCCTGGACCGCTTCCGGCAGGGCACGGACCCGGACCTCGTGTCCCGGACGCTCCTGGAGGAGGAGCGGCGCTTCCGCCGACTCCTGGAACGCGGCCGGCAGGTCCTCGCCCGGCCCCGCTTCCGGGGCCCGCTCGACGAGGAGGACCTCCACTACCTCCACGACACCCACGGCCTCCCGCGCGACCTGGTGACGCACCTGCGCCAGGAGTGA
- a CDS encoding FAD-dependent oxidoreductase: MNAPATAELPVVVIGAGPTGLAAAAHLVDRGIEPLVLEAGPAAGSAVWEWAHVRLFSSWGEVVDPVAEKLLAPTGWTRPDPATYPSGGDWVERYLLPLAEALGDRVHLGATVTGVSRAGRDRIVDADREVQPFVVHVTRADGREERISARAVIDASGTWRTPSPAGGSGLPALGEKAAADRISYRVPDFRDPAVRARYAGRRTAVIGSGASAFTALASLADLAESDAGAGTKAVWILRRGISGSTFGGGEADQLPARGALGLAAKAAVDRGHADAVTGFRTGAVERTADGRPILVGEDGRRLDPVDEVIALTGFRPDLSFLSELRLDLDERLQAPVRLAPLIDPNQHSCGTVHPHGHRELSHPEQGVYLVGMKSYGRAPTFLAMTGHEQVRSVAAALAGDLDAADRVELTLPETGVCGGAGLFDAPDAQPGTDGGCCATPESPLVRIDASATVPPTAEEAPAAGGCCGS, encoded by the coding sequence GTGAACGCGCCCGCCACCGCCGAGCTGCCCGTCGTCGTGATCGGAGCCGGGCCCACCGGCCTGGCCGCCGCGGCCCATCTGGTCGACCGGGGCATCGAGCCCCTGGTTTTGGAGGCCGGTCCCGCCGCCGGGTCGGCGGTGTGGGAGTGGGCGCACGTCCGGCTGTTCTCCTCCTGGGGCGAGGTCGTCGACCCGGTTGCCGAGAAGCTCCTCGCCCCGACCGGCTGGACCCGCCCCGACCCGGCCACCTACCCCTCCGGCGGAGACTGGGTGGAGCGGTACCTCCTGCCGCTCGCCGAGGCCCTGGGCGACCGGGTGCACCTCGGCGCGACGGTCACCGGGGTGTCCCGCGCCGGCCGTGACCGCATCGTCGACGCCGACCGCGAGGTCCAGCCCTTCGTCGTCCACGTCACCCGCGCCGACGGCCGCGAGGAACGGATCTCCGCCCGCGCCGTCATCGACGCCTCCGGCACCTGGCGCACACCGTCCCCGGCCGGCGGCAGCGGTCTGCCCGCCCTCGGCGAGAAGGCGGCCGCCGACCGGATCTCCTACCGCGTCCCCGACTTTCGGGACCCGGCCGTCCGCGCCCGGTACGCGGGCCGGCGCACCGCCGTGATCGGCTCCGGCGCGTCCGCCTTCACCGCGCTCGCCTCCCTCGCCGACCTCGCGGAGTCGGACGCCGGCGCCGGGACGAAGGCGGTGTGGATCCTGCGGCGGGGCATCTCCGGCTCCACCTTCGGCGGCGGCGAAGCCGACCAGCTGCCTGCCCGCGGCGCCCTCGGCCTGGCCGCGAAGGCCGCCGTCGACCGCGGCCACGCCGACGCCGTCACGGGCTTCCGCACCGGGGCCGTCGAGCGGACGGCGGACGGCCGGCCAATCCTCGTGGGCGAGGACGGCCGCCGCCTGGACCCGGTCGACGAGGTGATCGCCCTCACCGGGTTCCGCCCGGACCTGTCCTTCCTGTCCGAGCTCCGCCTCGACCTCGACGAGCGGCTCCAGGCCCCGGTCCGGCTCGCCCCGCTGATCGACCCCAACCAGCACTCCTGCGGCACGGTCCACCCCCACGGCCACCGCGAGCTCTCCCACCCCGAGCAGGGCGTGTACCTGGTCGGCATGAAGTCCTACGGCCGCGCCCCCACCTTCCTCGCCATGACCGGCCACGAGCAGGTCCGCTCCGTGGCCGCCGCGCTCGCCGGCGACCTGGACGCAGCCGACCGCGTCGAGCTGACCCTCCCCGAGACCGGGGTCTGCGGCGGCGCGGGGCTCTTCGACGCCCCCGACGCGCAGCCGGGTACCGACGGCGGCTGCTGCGCCACCCCCGAGTCCCCGCTCGTGCGGATCGACGCGTCCGCGACCGTGCCCCCCACCGCCGAAGAGGCCCCGGCGGCGGGTGGCTGCTGCGGCTCCTGA
- a CDS encoding VOC family protein, with translation MRIHLSSVFVDDQEKAVRFYTDVLGFVRKHDVPMGEDRWLTVVSPEDPEGTELLLEPSGHPAVQPYQTALVEDGIPATSFAVDDVRAEFHRLRALGVRFTQEPLEMGPVTTAVLDDTCGNLIQLVHSE, from the coding sequence ATGAGGATCCACCTGTCCAGCGTCTTCGTCGACGACCAGGAGAAGGCGGTGCGCTTCTACACCGACGTGCTCGGCTTCGTGCGGAAGCACGACGTCCCGATGGGCGAGGACCGCTGGCTGACCGTGGTCTCGCCGGAGGACCCCGAGGGGACCGAACTGCTCCTGGAGCCCTCCGGCCACCCCGCGGTGCAGCCGTACCAGACGGCACTGGTGGAGGACGGCATCCCGGCCACCTCCTTCGCCGTCGACGACGTGCGCGCCGAGTTCCACCGGCTGCGCGCCCTGGGGGTGCGCTTCACCCAGGAGCCGCTGGAGATGGGGCCGGTCACCACCGCCGTCCTCGACGACACCTGCGGCAACCTCATCCAGCTCGTCCACAGCGAGTAG
- a CDS encoding GNAT family N-acetyltransferase: MIVPLTAEHAGQVLAIYQAGIDEGDATFETTAPTWEAFDATRPPEHRFAALDGSGTVLGWVAATKVSDRCAYAGVVEHSVYVHPAARGRGVASALLGALIDATERAGIWTIQSGVFPENSASLAVHRRAGFRVVGTRERIGRHHGVWRDVTLVERRSPAIT, encoded by the coding sequence CTGATCGTGCCGCTCACCGCCGAACACGCCGGCCAGGTCCTGGCGATCTACCAGGCGGGCATCGACGAGGGCGACGCCACCTTCGAGACCACCGCCCCCACCTGGGAGGCGTTCGACGCGACCAGGCCGCCCGAGCACCGCTTCGCCGCGCTCGACGGGAGCGGGACGGTGCTGGGTTGGGTCGCCGCGACGAAGGTCTCCGACCGGTGCGCCTACGCCGGCGTGGTCGAGCACTCCGTGTACGTCCACCCCGCCGCCCGCGGCCGGGGCGTCGCCTCCGCCCTGCTCGGCGCCCTCATCGACGCCACCGAGCGGGCCGGTATCTGGACGATCCAGTCCGGCGTCTTCCCCGAGAACAGCGCCAGCCTCGCCGTCCACCGCCGCGCGGGCTTCCGCGTGGTCGGCACCCGGGAACGCATCGGCCGCCACCACGGCGTCTGGCGCGACGTGACCCTCGTCGAACGCCGCAGCCCCGCCATCACCTAG
- a CDS encoding ArsR/SmtB family transcription factor: MSNTKVLPLLGADAPGAVPCCPPLTERPMTAEEAETAARMFKALGDPVRLRLFSAVASHEGGEACVCDISDVGVSQPTVSHHLKKLKDAGLLSSERRGTWVYYRVEPSVLAAMGKLLAPPTAA, encoded by the coding sequence ATGTCGAACACGAAGGTGCTGCCGCTGCTCGGAGCCGACGCCCCGGGTGCGGTGCCGTGCTGCCCGCCGCTGACCGAGCGCCCGATGACCGCCGAGGAGGCCGAGACGGCCGCGCGGATGTTCAAGGCGCTCGGCGACCCGGTCCGCCTGCGGCTCTTCTCCGCCGTCGCCTCCCACGAGGGCGGCGAGGCGTGCGTCTGCGACATCTCCGACGTCGGCGTCTCCCAGCCGACCGTCTCCCACCACCTGAAGAAGCTCAAGGACGCGGGTCTGCTCTCCTCCGAGCGGCGCGGCACCTGGGTCTACTACCGCGTCGAACCGTCGGTGCTCGCCGCGATGGGCAAGCTGCTGGCCCCGCCGACCGCGGCCTGA
- a CDS encoding DUF998 domain-containing protein yields MRLRIGYAAWIAGVVQFFVIHVVVESAWARPYSWARNNISDLGNAHCALQAEPEPRYVCSPEHALMNASFVTLGVLLVIGAVLTSGLWRRGVVGAVARCLLAGAGAGFVLAGLAPADIDENQHLLGALLIMGTGNIGLVVAGSGLADDVPRALRRVTGLLGVVALAAFGLFLSHRYLGLGMGGMERVAALPILLWSLAVAVRGMPRRAPRAGDGPAMAAGRTP; encoded by the coding sequence TTGAGGCTTCGCATCGGATACGCCGCGTGGATCGCGGGTGTCGTGCAGTTCTTCGTCATCCACGTCGTCGTCGAGTCCGCGTGGGCGCGACCGTACAGCTGGGCCCGGAACAACATCAGCGATCTCGGCAACGCGCACTGCGCCCTCCAGGCGGAGCCCGAGCCCCGGTACGTCTGCTCCCCCGAGCACGCCCTGATGAACGCCTCGTTCGTCACCCTGGGTGTCCTGCTCGTCATCGGCGCCGTCCTCACGTCCGGCCTGTGGCGCCGGGGCGTCGTCGGCGCGGTCGCCCGGTGCCTGCTCGCCGGCGCCGGTGCGGGCTTCGTCCTGGCCGGGCTGGCTCCCGCCGACATCGACGAGAACCAGCACCTCCTGGGTGCCCTCCTCATCATGGGCACCGGCAACATCGGGCTGGTGGTGGCCGGTTCCGGCCTGGCGGACGACGTCCCGCGCGCGCTGCGCCGGGTGACGGGCCTGCTGGGCGTCGTGGCGCTCGCCGCCTTCGGACTCTTCCTCTCCCACCGGTACCTCGGTCTGGGCATGGGCGGCATGGAGAGGGTCGCGGCGCTCCCGATCCTCCTGTGGTCGCTGGCCGTCGCCGTCCGCGGCATGCCGCGCCGGGCACCCCGAGCCGGCGACGGGCCCGCCATGGC
- a CDS encoding aldo/keto reductase: MTTTDTTRGTGKERLLYGCMGLGGSWDTTPYGTADIEQAEEAVAAALDSGITVFDHADIYRHGKAEAVFGEVLARAPGLRERIVVQTKCGIRLADGDRPGMYDLRGDTIVRRVEESLARLRTDVIDVLLLHRPDPLADPEDVARALMSLHRQGLVRAFGVSNMSAAQIALLQAHLDVPLVADQLEMSLRSRDWLESGVLVNTPQAASVGFPHGTVEHCLAHGIRLQAWGALAQGRFTGRQETAAEHATARRVAALAEAKGTTPETILLWWLQRHPARIAPVVGSARPDRIRACADAARREPDLTHEEWYGLWLSARGTALP; the protein is encoded by the coding sequence GTGACGACGACGGACACGACCCGGGGCACGGGCAAGGAGCGGCTGCTGTACGGGTGCATGGGTCTCGGCGGGAGCTGGGACACCACCCCGTACGGCACGGCGGACATCGAGCAGGCCGAGGAGGCGGTCGCGGCGGCCCTCGACAGCGGCATCACGGTGTTCGACCACGCCGACATCTACCGGCACGGCAAGGCGGAGGCCGTGTTCGGCGAGGTGCTCGCCCGCGCGCCGGGGCTGCGGGAACGCATCGTCGTGCAGACCAAGTGCGGGATCCGGCTGGCGGACGGCGACCGGCCGGGGATGTACGACCTGCGGGGCGACACCATCGTCCGCCGGGTCGAGGAGAGCCTCGCCCGTCTGCGCACCGACGTCATCGACGTCCTGCTGCTCCACCGGCCGGATCCGCTGGCCGACCCGGAGGACGTGGCCCGCGCGCTGATGTCGCTGCACCGGCAGGGGCTGGTGCGGGCGTTCGGGGTGTCCAACATGAGCGCCGCCCAGATCGCCCTCCTGCAGGCGCACCTCGACGTCCCCCTGGTCGCCGACCAACTGGAGATGAGCCTGCGCAGCAGGGACTGGCTGGAGTCCGGAGTACTGGTGAACACCCCGCAGGCGGCGTCCGTCGGCTTCCCCCACGGGACGGTCGAGCACTGCCTCGCCCACGGGATCCGGCTGCAAGCCTGGGGCGCCCTCGCCCAGGGCCGCTTCACCGGCCGCCAGGAGACCGCCGCGGAGCACGCCACGGCGCGGCGCGTCGCCGCCCTCGCCGAGGCGAAGGGCACCACGCCGGAGACGATCCTCCTGTGGTGGCTGCAGCGGCACCCGGCACGTATCGCGCCGGTGGTCGGCAGCGCCCGCCCGGACCGCATCCGCGCGTGCGCCGACGCGGCGCGGCGCGAGCCGGACCTCACCCACGAGGAGTGGTACGGGCTCTGGCTCAGCGCCCGCGGCACCGCACTGCCGTAA